One segment of Leguminivora glycinivorella isolate SPB_JAAS2020 chromosome 12, LegGlyc_1.1, whole genome shotgun sequence DNA contains the following:
- the LOC125232021 gene encoding uncharacterized protein LOC125232021 has translation MDEILLTRLSTFVNNIEKLTIDAKLLCTQIPWDKTKSEQSAITSAKLHTVINRFNTDLYQYFKLVKEPSADDISKLTTSQLEGEEALAELNTLIQQFNKQTPNEQQNGQHFNKRSKLPELTLHKFKGTVLDWYPFWDQFQSSIGQRDLCDVDKLLYLKASLEGEPKNLIDGLETTNLSYQIAVDVLRNRYGKPEQIIDRHYATLYKIKRATKFEECRRTLDEIERHLRVLHSLGENIDHHHLRFIITEKFPEDVIYEVKLKSKSESIQELRTQLDIIINAREEAKGHREFNTTEEVPFSTEVLHTRDERKVKTVKKNKFSHTNRRFLKPKVSMTTFTNTFVNRKRPYDTKQENIDYQPEQKMKKLSCIFCGGGHFNDRCPTYKTLVNRKRKLTNTCFICLRIGHKAMDCRRQIKCAHCNAVGTHNRALCPKLLPSDSKIKPVNTLHVHGEGTTVLQTAVISAIGRNGIVKKCRLLMDSGSQRSYVTQRIEKELNLSTEEENHLFVFTFGTEQPKEIKSNLVRICLKTKEDKLKLLYANVVPVITQGVSCPKEELLRYVNDYDKNLILADDNSLSDRIDILIGNDYYYSFMNTKKIELQENLYLVESEFGWILSGKPDHVTENDLTVLTYFQTSCENKLTNPDPPLDVGNVKVLWELESIGITDAPNTDRDEEAIKKFNETTTIMDNRYVVSWPWNEYPPKLPTNFGLAYGRLVSLVKRLERDALLLYERTLQDQLDKEIIEVVPNDRQVDHPVHFLAHHGISSSEKAMRIVYDASAKGKESKSLNECLYRGPIMLEDLTGLLIKFRCHQIALTADVEKAFLQIGLNENDRDVTRFLWLKDINKPVSMDNLIAYRFTRVPFGIISSPYLLNATIKHHLSRSTSEQIKNLANDIYVDNLLTGVNNIKEATQLYNDCKTTFKQISMNIREWNSNCKELGKAIPEINNKGTVKTLGLDWNLCEDTLN, from the coding sequence ATGGACGAAATTCTACTTACCCGATTATCCACGTTTGTTAACAATATAGAGAAACTGACCATTGACGCCAAGTTACTATGCACGCAAATACCATGGGACAAAACCAAGTCGGAACAGAGTGCCATCACTTCAGCTAAATTACATACCGTAATAAACCGGTTCAATACTGACCTTTATCAGTATTTCAAATTAGTTAAAGAACCAAGTGCAGATGATATTTCCAAGTTAACTACCTCACAGCTTGAAGGGGAAGAAGCATTAGCAGAATTAAATACCCTCATTCAACAGTTTAACAAACAGACACCTAACGAACAACAGAATGGACAACATTTCAATAAGCGAAGCAAATTACCTGAACTAACTCTCCATAAATTTAAAGGAACAGTACTTGACTGGTACCCCTTCTGGGACCAGTTTCAGTCCAGCATTGGTCAGCGGGATCTATGTGATGTTGATAAACTACTCTATTTAAAAGCCTCTTTAGAAGGGGAACCTAAAAATTTAATAGATGGTCTGGAGACAACCAACCTCAGTTATCAAATTGCCGTTGATGTACTTAGGAATAGGTATGGAAAACCCGAACAGATAATAGATAGGCATTATGCCACCTTATATAAGATAAAAAGGGCAACTAAGTTCGAAGAATGCCGTAGGACTTTAGACGAAATTGAAAGACATCTTAGAGTTTTGCATTCGCTGGGGGAGAATATTGATCATCACCATTTAAGGTTTATCATTACTGAAAAGTTTCCAGAGGATGTAATATACGAGGTAAAACTTAAGAGCAAATCTGAATCCATACAGGAGCTCAGAACACAGCTGGACATTATTATTAACGCGAGGGAAGAAGCAAAGGGTCATAGGGAATTCAACACAACGGAGGAAGTGCCATTTAGCACCGAAGTTCTACATACCAGAGATGAGAGAAAAGTAAAGACAGTCAAGAAGAATAAATTCTCTCATACTAATAGAAGGTTCTTAAAACCTAAAGTTAGCATGACCACCTTTACTAATACCTTTGTAAACCGTAAGAGACCCTATGATACCAAACAGGAAAATATAGACTATCAACCTGAACAGAAAATGAAGAAATTATCTTGTATATTCTGTGGAGGAGGCCACTTTAATGATCGCTGTCCTACTTATAAGACATTAGTAAATCGTAAAAGAAAATTAACAAATACTTGTTTTATCTGTCTTAGGATAGGACATAAAGCTATGGATTGTCGTCGACAGATTAAATGCGCTCACTGCAATGCCGTAGGAACACATAACAGAGCCTTGTGCCCAAAGTTACTACCTTCAGACAGTAAAATAAAACCTGTCAACACCCTACATGTACATGGAGAAGGAACCACTGTTTTACAAACAGCTGTAATATCAGCCATAGGAAGAAATGGAATTGTTAAGAAATGTCGCTTATTGATGGACAGTGGTTCCCAAAGAAGTTACGTGACACAAAGGATAGAAAAGGAATTAAATTTGAGCACAGAGGAAGAAAATCACCTATTTGTTTTCACATTTGGAACTGAACAACCAAAAGAAATTAAAAGTAATCTTGTTAGAATTTGTTTGAAGACCAAAgaagataaattaaaattattatatgctAATGTAGTACCAGTCATCACTCAAGGGGTATCATGTCCCAAGGAAGAACTACTTAGATATGTGAACGATTATGATAAAAATCTCATTCTAGCAGACGACAATTCGTTATCAGACCGTATTGACATACTTATAGGGAacgattattattattcttttatGAATACTAAGAAAATTGAACTTCAAGAAAATTTATATCTGGTCGAGTCAGAGTTCGGCTGGATCTTATCAGGGAAACCTGATCATGTAACTGAAAATGACCTGACGGTTTTGACCTACTTTCAGACTTCTTGTGAGAATAAATTAACAAATCCTGACCCTCCTCTagatgtaggaaatgtaaaGGTTTTATGGGAACTCGAATCCATTGGTATCACAGATGCTCCTAATACCGACAGAGATGAAGAAGCTATTAAGAAATTCAACGAAACCACCACCATTATGGACAACCGTTATGTAGTTAGTTGGCCATGGAACGAATACCCTCCAAAGTTACCTACAAATTTCGGTTTAGCCTATGGTCGCCTAGTGAGTCTAGTGAAAAGGCTAGAAAGAGACGCACTACTCCTTTACGAACGAACCTTACAAGACCAATTGGACAAAGAGATTATAGAGGTCGTTCCAAATGACAGACAGGTAGACCATCCAGTGCATTTCTTGGCTCACCATGGGATTTCATCTAGTGAAAAGGCTATGAGAATTGTATATGACGCGTCTGCGAAGGGAAAAGAAAGTAAAAGCCTGAATGAGTGTTTATATCGAGGTCCTATAATGCTAGAAGATCTCACTGGACTCTTGATCAAGTTCAGATGTCACCAAATAGCTTTAACAGCTGACGTAGAAAAGGCTTTCTTACAAATTGGACTAAATGAAAACGACAGGGACGTGACTAGATTTTTATGGTTGAAGGACATCAACAAACCGGTTTCTATGGATAATTTAATTGCATATAGGTTCACACGAGTACCATTTGGTATCATTTCTTCGCCTTATTTGCTCAACGCTACAATAAAACACCATCTATCCAGATCCACATCCGAACAGATCAAGAATCTAGCCAACGACATATATGTAGATAATTTGTTAACGGGAGTAAATAACATCAAAGAAGCCACTCAACTATATAATGATTGTAAAACGACATTTAAGCAAATCTCCATGAATATACGGGAATGGAATTCAAACTGTAAAGAATTAGGAAAGGCCATACCAGAAATAAACAACAAAGGAACAGTAAAAACATTGGGATTGGACTGGAACTTGTGTGAAGATACACTAAATTAA
- the LOC125231841 gene encoding uncharacterized protein LOC125231841 — protein MILKEYKDMFVNQYLLSLRERYKQSPKQARVQAKDAPRVGDIVQIKGDQKNRGTWKVGRISELIKGIDGQCRVAKVKVGNTIFIRSLAHLYPLEAEDSTVSVDPAKDILIGQCSKDEEAMDLDIDVNIPVHRENMKQREDRSTEEIVNNNILNGQIRDNVDMGLEVEGSKEIEIMDTSEEMSELLPAQAQGDINKEVQNTEDGMVSEIPGDERQKRAAAVQAMEKIKQWSRHLLLTLTSLH, from the coding sequence ATGATATTAAAGGAATATAAAGACATGTTCGTCAATCAATACTTATTGAGCTTGAGAGAGCGATATAAGCAATCTCCTAAACAAGCGAGAGTTCAAGCTAAAGATGCGCCACGGGTTGGGGACATAGTTCAAATAAAGGGAGATCAAAAGAATAGAGGTACTTGGAAAGTAGGTCGAatatcagaattaataaaaggAATAGATGGGCAGTGTAGAGTGGCTAAGGTAAAAGTAGGCAACACTATCTTTATAAGATCTCTCGCACATTTGTATCCTTTAGAGGCAGAAGATTCCACGGTGTCAGTGGATCCAGCAAAGGATATATTAATTGGTCAATGTTCCAAGGACGAAGAAGCGATGGATCTCGATATAGATGTAAATATACCTGTTCATAGAGAAAATATGAAACAAAGAGAAGATAGATCGACGGAAGAAATAgtgaataataatatattaaatggTCAGATACGGGATAATGTGGATATGGGTTTAGAAGTAGAAGGTTCTAAGGAAATAGAAATCATGGATACCTCGGAAGAAATGTCTGAGTTATTACCAGCACAAGCACAAGGTGACATCAATAAGGAAGTACAGAATACAGAAGATGGCATGGTGTCGGAGATACCTGGTGACGAGAGACAAAAGAGAGCAGCAGCGGTCCAAGCGATGGAGAAGATCAAACAATGGTCTCGCCACCTGTTGCTCACACTAACTTCTCTTCATTGA